The DNA sequence TCCCCCACGACGGCGACGACGACACGCTCGACGAGCAGCTCGCCGACGTCCAGAAGCTGGTCCGGCTCGAGAACCCCGACGTGACGATGCTCCGCCGCCGGACGCCGTTCCCGCTCATGACCACCTGGCTGCTGGACGGCCGCGTGGACGTCCAGCTCACCGCGGGGGCCGTCCGGCACGCCGCCATCCGCTCCACACCGATCGCCGCCGTGTCGCGGATCGTTGCCGTGGGGCGGCGCAGCGCCCTGGCCGAGGCCTCCTCGCTGGCGGTGGACGACGTCGTGGACCTTCCGCTCCTCTACGACCCCGGGCTCCCGGCGGACTTCATGGAACCGTTCTGGCTCGCCGACGTGCGCCCGGCCGCCCAGGCCCGGCTCGTCGGCATCGTGGCCCGCGACAGCCGGGCGGTGCTCGAGCACGTGCTCCGCGACGTGGGGGTCATGGTCCTGCTCCCCATCCAGGCGGCCGGCGTCCCGCCCGGGGTGCGCCTGCTGCCGCTGGCCGGTCTGCCACCGCTCGTCCTGCATGCCGCGACCCGGATGAGCGACCGGCGCGCCGCGGTCCACTCCGTCCTGGAGGCTCTGCGCTCGCTCCGCGGCGGCATGGCCTCGCCGCCGGAGATCGCGGACCGGCCGAGGCGGGACCGCACACCGGTGCGCAGGACGGACCACACGACTGACGACGCCGCACCGCGCGGAACCCGCGGGTGAGAGCCGGTTTGGATTCGACGAAGATTCGATGTCGGGCCTGTCTGGCCGGGCACCGGGGTGCTTCGATGGTTCAGCCGGGCTCTCACCGGCTGCTCCCCCCACCTCCCAGAACGGACTCACCGTGAAGCTCACCCGCACAGCACTCGTCGCCGCCGCCGTCGTCGGACTCACGATCACCGCCCTTCCTGCCGGCGCGGCGGAGACGGGCACAGGTCGGGACTTCGCCGAGCACGTCGTCATGCACAACGACCGCTTCTCGGGCGAGATGAACCCGGGCATGCACCAGGGCTACGCCGGCTGGTCGGACCACCAGATGTGAGGCGACCGACGGCGCTCCGACACCCCCTCGGCTCCGTCCGACGCGTCGGCGCGCGTACCGGCTGGGTGGCGGTCGTGGTCCCGGACCTCCGAAGACGCCGTCACGCCGGGCGGGGTGCACCGACCCGCACGTGGACTGCCGGCGCGTGGTGGACCAGCGGGTTGCCGTCCGGCGTCGGCAGGCCGTTCGCAGCCAGGAGCCGGCCGACGTCCAGCTGCGCGCGCGCCTCGCACAAGGGCCACGGCTCGTGCTCGACGGGCACCCGCCAGAGCCTCCCCCACCGCTCGGTGTAGGCGTTCCACCGTCCCGTCAGCCCGTTGACGAGGGCGTCCGGCTCAGGCAGCGGTGCGCCGGGGTGGGTCCGCACGACCAGCTCGCCACCCTCGCGCTGCCGGCGCGAGGCGTACTCCACGTGCCGGTCGTGCGTGCGCACCGTGGTGCGCGCACGGACGTACGGCAGGCCGATCGTGCGCAGCGCCGCGACCACCGGCAGCCGGCCGCAGTCCAGCGAGAAGAACCAGATCCCGTCGTGGCCGTCGGGGCCGGTGACGTAGGTGCGGACGTTGACCTCGACGAAGTCGGGGACGACGGGCACGGGCCACCCCGGAACGCGCACCTGCCGCATGACGAAGGGCGTGACACCGATCCACGCGGAGCCGTCGACCTCGTCCACCACCAGGCGCGGCGGGAGCATCGGCTGGAGCAGCGCCGCCTCCACGCGCCAGTGGAGGAAGGTCACGAGGTGCCACTGCTGGAGGTTCAGCGGCACCCGCACGGCGGCGTCCGGACACCTGCCCGCCATGGCTTCGTCCTCCTCCGGTCGCGGCTCAGGGGCGCGGGTCGACCCGGCGCCACCTGCGCTCACCACGCCGGGCGCCCATGCCGGCCGCGCACCTCGGGCACACCTGCGTCACCTCGTCGGCGTGCCGGCCGGTCGCCGGCTGGACGTCGGCCCAGCCGACGTGCGAGAACCAGAACCGCTCGCGGCTCAGCGCCCGACCGCACAGCGTCTGGTTCTGGCCCGGCACCCAGGCGTGAACCTCCCCTGCCGGGGCGCGCATGCGGTCCGGGCCGGTCCACTGCCCCGTGGCGACGACCGACGCGGCCGACCTCTTCCTGCCGCTCGACCCCTTCGTCTTCATCTGCTGCCTCCTCCCTGTGCCCCGCCGGTCAGGTCGTGTCGGTCAGCGGGTCGCCGGTGGCCGCGGGTGGCGCACTGCTCGACGCACCGGGGTCAGGAGTGGCTCGCTCGTCACGCATGGTCCGCCGCCGTGCGACCGTCGGCAACCTGAAGGGCTGTCGTGGCCGGCGTCGAGGACCTCGTGCCGTGCACCGGTGCCGGGTGCCACCACGCCGGGGCGGGCACGTCGGTGGCGCTGAGGCGGTCAGGCCGCTCTGACGATCAGGACGACGACGTCGACCAGGGCGACCGCCATCGCCACCCGGAACGGTGTCCTGCCCTCGGAACGGACGCCGACGACGACCAGCGCCGCGACCCCGACGAGTGCCGCCCAGGCCCACACCGGAACCGGCCCGGTGGGCCCGACGACGACGAGGACCGACGCGCCGCCGAGGAGCACGAGGGCCAGCAGGCTGCTGCGGCGCCCGCCGAGCCGGTGCGGGAGCCCGTGGACCCCGGTCGCGGCATCGTCCTCGAGGTCGGGAAGGACGTTGAGCAGGTGGGCTCCCAGACCCAGCATCGCCGCGGCGAGAACCAGCCACCACGGCGCGGTCTGGGGCGGGTCGAGCGAGGTGCGCACCACGACGGGCAGGGCCCCGAACGCCACGACGTAGGGCAGCCAGGACCACACGGTCCGCTTGAGGACCAGGTTGTACGCCCACCCGGCGGCCACGCCCAGCAGGTGCGTCAGGCCGGGGACGGCACCGAGGGCGAACGACGCCAGGACACAGACCACGAGGGCGACGACGGTCGCCGCCCGGACCGTGGCGGCGCTGACCTCGCCCGTCGCGACCGGTTTGTCGGCACGACCGGCCGCGGTGTCCCGAGCGGCGTCCACGAGGTCGTTGGACCAGCCCACGGACAGCTGCCCGGCGAGCACGGCCACCCCGAGCAGCACGGTGCGGGCACCGAGCCCCGAGGAGACGCCGAGCAGGACCGTGAGGCTGGTGACAGCGGCTGTCGGCAGCGGGTGGCTCGCGCGGACGACCGCCGTGACCGACCGGGCTCCCGTCACCGTGCGACCGGACGATGCTCGAGGTCTTCGAGGAGGGAGGCGTCGACGGAGGCGCGCTCGACCCGGTGGCCCCCCGGGACGACGTCCTGCTGGGACACGCTCACCCTCCTGGCATCGAGCGATGGAGCGGTTCTCGGGTCACCGTCGCACCACCTCCGGACGAGCGCATCTCGCGGCAGGCGGGGTCCGCAGCAGCACCGCCCGTTCGCCGCGCGCCACCTTCTCTCGGATGCCGGCGCAGCGGCAGCACGGCACCATGGGCACGCCTCACGACCTCGCAGACGAACCGGACGGTTCGGCTCGGGGCAGGCGCACGCCGCACACCGCACACCGCACACCGAGTGCTCATCGCGGGACCGCTCGCCGCCCGTCGTGGTACGCGCGCTCCGACGACCGTCGGCGGGGCCTGCGGCGCCCTGGGCGCGGTGATCGTGACGTTCGCGCAGTCCGGAGGTGCTCGCCGTCGGTGCCGTCCTCGCCGGTAGCGCGGGTGGTTGGGTCTGGGCGCCCTACTCCGACATCGTGACGCGTCTGGTGCCTGGCCAGCAGCGGCCGCGAACGTTGGCGATCATCACGACCGGCACCAGCAGCGGACTGGTCGCACTGGGTGGCCTCGCCCTCCTCGCCGCAGCGGGGTCGTGGCGCCTGGTCTGGGTCGGTGTCGCCCTGGCTGCCGTGGTCGCCGCCGCGCTGAACCTCCGCCTGGTCCCCCGAACCAGGCCCGGCCCCCACCCGGAGGGACGGCACGGCGTCTCCTCGCTGGCGAGAGCCCTCCGACTCCCCGCCGCCTACTCCGTCGTCTACTTCGCGGTCGTCGTGATCTGCTTCACCTACGCCGCGGAGGTCCTCGACGACGGCGACCTCCCGGCGGCGGCGGTCGCGGCGCTCTACGCGACCATCGGCGTCACCGGCGTGCTGGCGGTGACGACCGGTGCCCTGGTGCAGCGCCCGGGCAGCCTCCGGGTCGCGGCGCTGTGTCTCGTGACGGTGGCTGCGGCGTCGGCGCTGCTGAGGCCGGCCGGGGACTCCCCGGTGGCGACGGCAGCCTCGGCGTGCGTCTTCGGTGCGGGGTACATGACCGGGTCGGCGGTGCTCGCGGTCTGGACCGCCGAGCTGGTGCCCGACCGCGCGAGCGCGGCGTTCACGGGGTGCCTCGTCGTGGGAGCCGTCGCTCGATCGCGGCGCCGGCCCTCGCCGGCGCGGTGATCCCTGCCCTGGGGCTGGAGACGCTGCTCGTCCTCACTGCCGCGGTTGTCGCTGCTGAGCGGGGTGGCGCTGGTCCTGCGCGGGGCGTCGCGGCACGAAGCCGTCCGACCTCGCCCGGAACTGGTGCCCTCGGGCAGATTCGAACTGCCGACACCCGCTTTAGGAGAGCGGTGCTCTATCCCCTGAGCTACGAGGGCGGGGACCGGGGAACAGGTTACCGGCCCCTGCCCCTCCCGCCCGAACCGGGCGCGGGCTCACGCCTGCACCCGGACGGGCTCAGGCCTGCCCCGCCTGGCTCTGCAGCACCCGCGCCTGGTTCTGCGCCCGCACGCTGAGCTCGGCTGCCTTGAACGCGTGCTCCTGCGCCATGGCGGTCTCGGTCCGCTCGAGGCAGTCGGTGATGAGCCGGCCGAAGTACGGGTGGCCGACCGTCCCCTCCGCCCGGATGTGGTGCTCACCCCGGCCGTCGACGAGGAAGACGTGCCCCGGCTTGGCCTCGGCGGCCACGTCGACGTACTTGCGCATCTCGATGTAGCCGTCCGTCCCGAGGATGAACGTGCGCCCGTCGCCCCACGTGCTCAGGCCGTCCGGGGTGAACCAGTCCACCCGGCAGTAGCCGCTCGCACCGTTGTCCATGACGGCGTGCGCGTCACCGAAGTCGTCGAGCTCGGGGTGCTCCGGGTGGTGGTAGTTGGCGATCGAGGAGCTGACCACCTCGGCGTCGGTCGCGCCGGTGTAGTGGAGCATCTGCTCGAAGTTGTGGCTGCCGATGTCGCAGAGGATGCCGCCGTACTGCTCCTTGACGAAGAACCAGTCCGGACGCGCGGTCGGGTCGCCCAGACGGTGCGGGCCGAGCCCGACGAACTGCAGGACGCGGCCGATCGCACCCTGCTCGATGAGCTGGCCGGTGAGCACCGCGGCCTCGACGTTGATCCGCTCCGAGTAGTAGACCGCGTACTTCCGGCCCGTCCGCGCGA is a window from the Georgenia muralis genome containing:
- a CDS encoding LysR family transcriptional regulator, with translation MHLDLDCAESFAVLAQERHYGRAAARLHLTSPTLTKRIQRLERQLGVQLLLRGPGGVVALTAGGARLAAELGPLLAHEVRVRRASRGRGTTLVVGIPHDGDDDTLDEQLADVQKLVRLENPDVTMLRRRTPFPLMTTWLLDGRVDVQLTAGAVRHAAIRSTPIAAVSRIVAVGRRSALAEASSLAVDDVVDLPLLYDPGLPADFMEPFWLADVRPAAQARLVGIVARDSRAVLEHVLRDVGVMVLLPIQAAGVPPGVRLLPLAGLPPLVLHAATRMSDRRAAVHSVLEALRSLRGGMASPPEIADRPRRDRTPVRRTDHTTDDAAPRGTRG
- a CDS encoding YqjF family protein; the encoded protein is MAGRCPDAAVRVPLNLQQWHLVTFLHWRVEAALLQPMLPPRLVVDEVDGSAWIGVTPFVMRQVRVPGWPVPVVPDFVEVNVRTYVTGPDGHDGIWFFSLDCGRLPVVAALRTIGLPYVRARTTVRTHDRHVEYASRRQREGGELVVRTHPGAPLPEPDALVNGLTGRWNAYTERWGRLWRVPVEHEPWPLCEARAQLDVGRLLAANGLPTPDGNPLVHHAPAVHVRVGAPRPA
- a CDS encoding UbiA family prenyltransferase; its protein translation is MTGARSVTAVVRASHPLPTAAVTSLTVLLGVSSGLGARTVLLGVAVLAGQLSVGWSNDLVDAARDTAAGRADKPVATGEVSAATVRAATVVALVVCVLASFALGAVPGLTHLLGVAAGWAYNLVLKRTVWSWLPYVVAFGALPVVVRTSLDPPQTAPWWLVLAAAMLGLGAHLLNVLPDLEDDAATGVHGLPHRLGGRRSSLLALVLLGGASVLVVVGPTGPVPVWAWAALVGVAALVVVGVRSEGRTPFRVAMAVALVDVVVLIVRAA
- a CDS encoding MFS transporter is translated as MLAVGAVLAGSAGGWVWAPYSDIVTRLVPGQQRPRTLAIITTGTSSGLVALGGLALLAAAGSWRLVWVGVALAAVVAAALNLRLVPRTRPGPHPEGRHGVSSLARALRLPAAYSVVYFAVVVICFTYAAEVLDDGDLPAAAVAALYATIGVTGVLAVTTGALVQRPGSLRVAALCLVTVAAASALLRPAGDSPVATAASACVFGAGYMTGSAVLAVWTAELVPDRASAAFTGCLVVGAVARSRRRPSPAR
- a CDS encoding Gfo/Idh/MocA family protein, with product MTDQLPAHLELTPSPGAVVGPGEFVIAATHLNHGHIYGMTERLLDAGATLRWVYDPDPAKVEAFRERFPDVRVARSEAEVLDDDEVRLVAGAAITSERCDIGVRVMEAGKDYFTDKAPLTTLDQLAVAREAVARTGRKYAVYYSERINVEAAVLTGQLIEQGAIGRVLQFVGLGPHRLGDPTARPDWFFVKEQYGGILCDIGSHNFEQMLHYTGATDAEVVSSSIANYHHPEHPELDDFGDAHAVMDNGASGYCRVDWFTPDGLSTWGDGRTFILGTDGYIEMRKYVDVAAEAKPGHVFLVDGRGEHHIRAEGTVGHPYFGRLITDCLERTETAMAQEHAFKAAELSVRAQNQARVLQSQAGQA